Proteins found in one Methylobacterium sp. CB376 genomic segment:
- a CDS encoding glycosyltransferase: MSRSGLRLLSVNNYFYRRGGADVVFLEQNELFEAAGWEVAPFAMQHPQNLPTPWASYFVDEIELGRRYGVGRSITNAGRVMYSLQARSRLAKLLDRFRPDIAHIHNIYHHLSPSILPLMRARGIPIVMSVHDMKLVCPAYTAFRDGQVCRACQGAKLYNAVRYRCLKGSRLLSGFVALETSLHRLLGLYASNVSRFVVPSRYYRDILLEAGWPSEKVAHVPNFVDPSHYDPSPEIGDRFVYFGRLDRLKGIETLLRAAAQAGVPLTLAGRGPDEDSFRQLAESLGSDVHFAGHLDRPGLAALLRTARAAVLPSVWNENAPVSVLEAYAAGRPVIASRIAGIPELIREGETGVLVPPGNVAALADALSDFAAMPPGRVAALGAAARAWAARDFSPEAYRSRVLGLYAELGVSEGTGARGASSEAGPGQGHGLAGAGSASFAGGVAG; the protein is encoded by the coding sequence ATGTCCAGGTCAGGTCTTCGCCTGCTCTCGGTGAACAACTACTTCTACCGCCGCGGCGGGGCCGACGTCGTCTTTCTCGAGCAGAACGAGTTGTTCGAGGCGGCGGGTTGGGAGGTTGCGCCCTTCGCGATGCAGCATCCTCAGAATCTGCCCACCCCATGGGCGTCGTACTTCGTGGACGAGATCGAGCTCGGACGCCGTTACGGGGTGGGGCGGAGCATCACGAATGCCGGCCGCGTGATGTATTCCCTGCAGGCCCGGTCCCGGCTGGCGAAGCTGCTCGATCGGTTCCGGCCGGACATCGCCCACATCCACAACATCTACCACCATCTCTCGCCCTCGATCCTGCCGCTGATGCGGGCCCGGGGGATCCCGATCGTGATGTCGGTGCACGACATGAAGCTGGTCTGCCCCGCCTACACGGCGTTCCGCGACGGCCAGGTCTGCCGCGCGTGCCAGGGCGCGAAACTGTACAATGCCGTGCGCTACCGCTGCCTCAAGGGGTCTCGCCTGCTCTCCGGCTTCGTCGCGCTCGAAACCTCCCTGCATCGGCTGCTGGGCCTCTACGCGTCGAACGTGAGCCGCTTCGTCGTACCCAGTCGCTACTACCGCGACATACTGTTGGAGGCGGGCTGGCCGAGCGAGAAGGTCGCCCACGTTCCGAACTTCGTCGATCCGTCCCACTACGACCCGTCCCCCGAGATCGGCGACCGGTTCGTCTATTTCGGTCGCCTCGACCGGCTCAAGGGCATCGAGACGCTGCTGCGCGCGGCGGCGCAGGCCGGCGTTCCGCTGACCCTGGCGGGGCGCGGCCCCGACGAGGACAGCTTCCGGCAACTCGCCGAGTCGCTCGGCAGCGACGTGCACTTCGCCGGTCACCTCGACCGGCCGGGCCTGGCCGCCCTCCTGCGGACCGCGCGCGCGGCCGTGCTGCCGTCCGTGTGGAACGAGAATGCCCCGGTCTCCGTGCTGGAGGCCTACGCGGCGGGCCGGCCCGTCATCGCCAGCCGGATCGCGGGCATCCCCGAACTGATCCGGGAGGGCGAGACGGGCGTGCTCGTGCCGCCCGGCAACGTCGCGGCGCTCGCCGACGCCCTGTCGGATTTCGCCGCGATGCCGCCGGGACGGGTCGCCGCGCTGGGCGCCGCGGCGCGCGCCTGGGCGGCCCGCGACTTCTCGCCCGAGGCCTACCGGTCGCGCGTGCTCGGCCTCTACGCCGAGCTCGGTGTCAGCGAGGGGACGGGAGCCCGGGGGGCCTCCAGTGAGGCGGGTCCCGGCCAGGGCCACGGCCTCGCCGGCGCGGGCTCAGCATCGTTCGCCGGAGGGGTCGCCGGCTAA